One window of Hydractinia symbiolongicarpus strain clone_291-10 chromosome 3, HSymV2.1, whole genome shotgun sequence genomic DNA carries:
- the LOC130635767 gene encoding neurocalcin homolog, whose translation MGKGGSKIPPEELRELTEHTHFDEKELKRWYNGFIKDCPDGLLNKEQFTELYSSFYESGNAKKFAEHVFRTFDVNGDASIDFREFICSLSVTTRGTVEEKLEWAFNIYDIDGNGYISQSEMISIVKAVQKMAGAVDDCRLSKSNVLKIFSKMDKNKDGELSLEEFLCGAKEDETFVYMLQAYTPR comes from the exons ATGGGAAAAGGCGGGAGCAAGATACCACCAGAAGAATTAAGAGAGTTAACAGAACATACACATTTTGATGAAAAAGAACTAAAACGCTGGTACAATGGTTTTATTAAAGATTGTCCAGATGGTCTGTTAAACAAAGAACAATTTACCGAGCTTTATAGTAGCTTCTACGAATCTGGCAATGCGAAGAAATTTGCTGAGCATGTGTTTCGAACATTTGATGTAAACGGGGACGCTTCTATTG ATTTCAGGGAGTTTATCTGTTCGCTTTCCGTCACCACAAGAGGAACAGTGGAAGAAAAGCTAGAGTGGGCCTTCAACATATACGATATAGACGGTAACGGTTACATTAGCCAATCAGAAATGATTAGCATCGTAAAAGCGGTACAAAAAATGGCAGGAGCTGTTGATGATTGTAGATTGTCGAAAtcaaatgttttgaaaatttttagcaAGATGGACAAAAATAAAGATGGTGAACTTAGCTTGGAAGAGTTTCTTTGCGGTGCTAAGGAAGACGAAACTTTTGTGTACATGTTACAAGCGTACACTCCAAgatga